From Alteromonas australica, one genomic window encodes:
- a CDS encoding peptide ABC transporter ATP-binding protein yields the protein MPVLDIKNLTLEMVSGDTSIKALDKVNLSVSSGEIRALVGESGSGKSLIVSAICGALPAQWQLTADRMSWKGENLLGMSKQQRREVMRREIAVVFQNPQASLDPSATLGEQLEESIPSEFVKGSWFWQRAQHRKKIAISTVHKVGIKHHKHYLNAYPHQIPSDIGQKFMIAMALVSQPQLLIADDPTRGMEPTTKTQILKLLTRLNQTRSLSILFVSHDLLAIASMSHSMTVLYAGQTVEAGKMKHLKKRPLHPYTKALLDSAPSFRKDLPPKSELPTLEGSIPTLQHLPIGCRLGPRCPRAQRACVSTPSVRRIHDHTYSCHFPLHMEKL from the coding sequence ATGCCAGTGCTTGATATAAAAAATCTCACGTTGGAGATGGTCAGTGGCGATACCAGTATCAAAGCGTTAGACAAAGTAAACTTATCAGTAAGCAGTGGCGAAATTCGCGCGCTTGTTGGGGAGTCGGGCTCTGGTAAGAGTTTAATTGTATCGGCAATATGCGGAGCCCTTCCCGCTCAGTGGCAACTGACAGCGGATAGAATGAGCTGGAAAGGGGAAAACCTGCTGGGTATGTCTAAGCAGCAGCGTCGAGAAGTGATGCGTCGTGAAATTGCCGTGGTTTTCCAGAACCCCCAAGCCAGTTTAGACCCCTCAGCCACCCTCGGCGAACAGCTAGAAGAAAGTATTCCTAGCGAATTTGTTAAAGGAAGTTGGTTTTGGCAACGGGCACAGCACAGAAAGAAAATTGCGATTAGCACCGTGCACAAGGTGGGCATAAAACACCACAAGCATTATCTCAATGCTTACCCCCACCAAATTCCGAGCGATATTGGGCAGAAGTTCATGATTGCTATGGCGTTGGTGTCTCAACCTCAATTGTTGATTGCAGATGATCCCACTCGCGGCATGGAGCCCACTACCAAAACACAGATTCTGAAGTTACTCACACGATTAAATCAAACCCGCTCTTTAAGTATTTTATTTGTGAGTCATGACTTATTAGCCATCGCAAGCATGTCTCATTCAATGACGGTACTCTACGCTGGGCAAACAGTGGAAGCCGGAAAAATGAAACATTTAAAAAAGCGGCCACTGCACCCGTATACCAAAGCGCTTTTAGACAGTGCCCCTAGTTTTAGAAAAGACTTGCCGCCCAAATCAGAGCTTCCCACGTTAGAAGGGTCTATTCCTACGTTACAGCATTTGCCGATTGGATGTCGTTTGGGTCCACGTTGCCCACGCGCACAACGGGCGTGTGTGTCTACACCCAGTGTAAGACGGATTCACGACCATACTTACAGTTGTCACTTCCCACTACATATGGAAAAGTTATGA
- a CDS encoding ABC transporter permease subunit, producing MPQFSLYEEAFHPSPWHRTWLAFRESHIAIVGLFVLAIFVIFSLFAPLLTPYDPIAQNIDGLLIPPSWQPNGSISYLFGTDALGRDLFSRIMYGCRVTLGSGFLMVVLAMLIGVSIGTFAGMLRGVRSSIVNHLLDALMAIPTLLIAIIIVAILGTGLVNSMWAITLALIPQFVHRTRSFVRAEMKKEYILASRLDGANKWQLFVHSILPNMTEMLVVQGTLALSVAVIDISALGFLNLGAQSPLPELGAILADGLDVTYLAPWNVALPGLTIFLLVLSINIVGDGLRSALRKRVSH from the coding sequence GTGCCTCAGTTTAGTTTATATGAAGAAGCCTTTCATCCGTCACCTTGGCATCGCACCTGGTTGGCCTTTCGTGAAAGCCACATCGCTATTGTGGGTTTATTTGTCTTGGCCATTTTCGTTATTTTTTCGCTATTCGCCCCTTTGCTAACGCCCTACGACCCTATTGCACAGAACATTGATGGGTTACTGATCCCGCCAAGCTGGCAACCCAATGGCTCTATCTCCTATTTGTTCGGTACCGATGCCCTGGGTAGAGACTTATTTTCTCGTATTATGTATGGATGCAGAGTAACCCTAGGTTCTGGCTTTTTAATGGTAGTATTGGCGATGTTAATTGGGGTGAGTATTGGCACCTTCGCCGGTATGCTTCGCGGAGTACGCTCAAGTATTGTGAATCACCTTTTAGACGCCTTAATGGCCATTCCCACGTTGCTCATCGCGATTATTATTGTGGCGATATTAGGAACTGGCTTGGTGAATAGCATGTGGGCAATTACATTGGCGCTGATACCCCAGTTTGTTCATCGCACACGAAGCTTTGTGCGCGCCGAAATGAAAAAAGAATATATTCTGGCGTCTCGCTTAGATGGCGCAAACAAATGGCAATTGTTTGTCCATTCTATTTTACCGAACATGACGGAAATGCTTGTTGTACAAGGTACTTTGGCATTGTCGGTAGCCGTTATTGATATTTCAGCGCTAGGTTTTTTGAACCTAGGTGCCCAGTCACCGTTACCCGAACTGGGTGCCATACTTGCCGATGGTCTTGATGTAACCTACCTGGCGCCATGGAACGTGGCGTTACCGGGATTAACCATATTCTTATTAGTTCTGTCGATAAATATCGTGGGTGACGGCCTTCGCTCAGCCCTTAGAAAAAGAGTGAGTCACTAA
- a CDS encoding ABC transporter permease, whose product MIRILSRYSILFILTLLVLAILSFALAYLFPGDVLQNLTGIVPANEIQREALMRQYRLDQPIVFQFVHYLGNLLQGDWGYSSASGLSLREEIGIALPATIELSTYAILMAMFIGIPLGYYAGIRSYSTSDHAINALSITTYSIPVYWFALILILIFSLNLEVAPISGRISLLFDIEPVTGFILIDILLAEGIDRGVALRDAFSHLVIPTFAIGAITTASMVRITRRSVIDVKHRAYIAAARSRGLSGWRIFSQHVLRNALLPILPLMVIQITTLITNAMIVETLFSWPGIGSWLIQAIYQRDYPALRVGMLAVSTLVISLTILIDLFNRIIDPSREKYERASV is encoded by the coding sequence GTGATTCGAATTTTATCTCGATACAGCATTCTCTTTATTTTAACGCTACTTGTGTTGGCAATATTGTCGTTTGCCCTAGCCTACCTATTCCCTGGCGATGTTCTACAAAATCTGACAGGCATTGTGCCTGCAAATGAAATCCAACGAGAGGCGCTGATGCGCCAATATCGTTTAGACCAGCCTATTGTCTTTCAGTTTGTTCATTACCTCGGTAATCTTCTTCAAGGTGATTGGGGCTATAGCTCAGCGTCAGGCCTTTCTCTTCGAGAAGAAATTGGCATTGCCCTGCCTGCCACAATTGAGCTAAGTACATACGCTATACTGATGGCAATGTTTATCGGTATACCCCTTGGTTACTATGCCGGAATTCGCAGCTATTCAACCTCAGATCACGCCATTAATGCGTTGAGTATCACAACCTATAGCATTCCTGTGTATTGGTTTGCACTTATCCTAATTTTGATTTTTAGCTTAAATCTGGAAGTGGCGCCTATCTCAGGTAGGATCAGCCTTCTGTTTGATATAGAGCCCGTGACGGGTTTTATTCTTATCGATATCTTGTTGGCCGAGGGTATTGATAGAGGTGTAGCACTTCGTGATGCATTTTCTCATTTAGTCATCCCAACCTTTGCGATTGGTGCCATTACCACAGCCTCTATGGTGAGAATTACCCGACGTTCCGTGATTGACGTTAAGCACAGGGCATACATTGCGGCGGCGCGCTCCAGGGGATTATCTGGGTGGCGAATCTTTTCCCAGCACGTGCTTCGTAATGCGCTGCTTCCCATACTTCCTTTAATGGTTATTCAAATAACCACCTTAATAACAAACGCGATGATTGTGGAAACGCTCTTTTCTTGGCCGGGTATTGGCAGCTGGTTGATTCAAGCCATTTACCAAAGAGATTACCCCGCGTTACGGGTAGGGATGTTAGCCGTATCTACGCTTGTCATATCGCTTACTATATTAATCGATTTATTTAACCGAATAATCGACCCTAGCAGAGAAAAGTACGAACGTGCCTCAGTTTAG
- a CDS encoding ABC transporter substrate-binding protein yields MRISSLGYVAFIATLLAVLSACTKRDEQAFYNSGLIYCSESNPVTFNPQLDTSSTTADATAHQIYDRLLDFDPETGRIVPSLASSWLVSDDGLTYAFQLRRDVQFHTTDYFTPSRNFNADDVIFSIDRWRDKNHPFHYVSGGRHPYFESLGLADNIVDVARINGYRVEITLKRRDSSFLANLATDFSVILSAEYGQQLQAQGFPNRIDQYPIGTGPFLFESYRKDHFIRFKQNPDYWIEQAVAKRLIYDITPRSSLRLAKLMTGECDATAFPAQTELEVIRAKEDLVLAEKPGLNIGFWAFNTQRPPFDNQDVRRALAAAIDKNTLLEAVYFDSATRAKTLLPAASWAFQSDADDTAYNPVLARKLLSDAGFPNGFSMTIWAMPVERAYNPNAAKMAELIQRYLAEVGVTATIVSYDWATFRRHLREGLHDSVLIGWSADNGDPDNFYRPLLSCGAIPSGTNRAMWCNQDYDRLLDEALATDNIEERRAIYQQVNRLLYERLPLVPIAHAFRYQAYREELQGMEINPFGGVRFGGVSKTL; encoded by the coding sequence ATGCGCATTAGTTCATTAGGTTACGTTGCGTTTATCGCCACTTTGCTAGCGGTGCTGAGTGCCTGCACCAAACGTGATGAACAAGCCTTTTATAATAGCGGTCTGATTTATTGCTCTGAAAGTAACCCCGTTACGTTTAACCCACAACTGGATACATCGAGTACGACAGCGGATGCTACCGCCCATCAAATCTACGATAGATTGCTCGACTTTGACCCAGAAACCGGGCGCATTGTTCCGAGTTTAGCCAGCAGCTGGCTGGTGTCAGACGACGGCTTAACTTACGCTTTTCAGTTACGCAGAGATGTTCAGTTTCATACTACCGACTATTTTACACCTTCACGTAATTTCAATGCAGACGATGTTATTTTTAGTATTGATAGATGGCGGGATAAAAACCATCCCTTCCACTATGTATCCGGCGGCCGGCACCCCTATTTCGAAAGCTTAGGTTTAGCCGATAATATCGTGGATGTGGCTAGGATAAATGGGTATCGCGTTGAGATTACGTTAAAACGCAGAGACAGCTCTTTCCTCGCCAATCTGGCCACCGACTTCTCAGTCATTCTGTCTGCCGAATACGGCCAACAATTACAAGCCCAAGGCTTCCCCAATCGCATTGACCAATATCCCATAGGTACCGGCCCTTTTTTATTCGAGAGTTATCGCAAAGACCACTTTATTCGCTTTAAACAAAACCCCGATTATTGGATTGAGCAGGCTGTGGCAAAGCGATTGATATACGATATTACGCCTAGAAGCTCACTTAGGCTGGCAAAGCTTATGACGGGCGAATGCGATGCAACGGCGTTTCCGGCACAAACCGAACTTGAAGTGATCCGTGCAAAAGAAGATCTCGTTCTTGCTGAAAAACCTGGCCTTAATATTGGTTTTTGGGCCTTCAACACCCAGCGCCCTCCCTTTGACAATCAAGATGTTAGAAGGGCCTTGGCGGCAGCCATTGATAAAAACACCTTGTTAGAAGCGGTTTATTTTGACAGTGCCACCCGCGCAAAAACATTGCTTCCTGCTGCAAGCTGGGCGTTTCAAAGCGACGCGGACGATACCGCTTATAACCCCGTACTTGCCCGAAAACTCCTGTCTGATGCCGGGTTTCCCAATGGCTTTAGCATGACTATCTGGGCCATGCCCGTTGAACGCGCCTACAATCCCAACGCGGCTAAAATGGCAGAGCTTATCCAGCGTTATCTCGCAGAGGTGGGCGTCACGGCCACTATTGTGAGTTACGATTGGGCAACATTCCGTCGACATTTGCGAGAGGGCTTGCACGACTCTGTGCTTATCGGTTGGTCAGCAGACAATGGCGACCCTGATAATTTTTATCGTCCCCTTTTAAGTTGTGGCGCCATCCCTTCAGGAACAAATCGCGCCATGTGGTGTAACCAAGATTATGATAGGCTGTTAGACGAAGCACTGGCCACAGACAACATAGAAGAAAGGCGTGCTATATATCAACAAGTTAATCGTTTATTGTACGAACGTCTTCCTCTTGTCCCCATTGCTCACGCCTTTAGATATCAGGCGTACCGCGAGGAACTACAAGGAATGGAGATTAACCCCTTTGGTGGTGTACGCTTTGGTGGAGTGAGTAAAACACTGTGA
- the pspF gene encoding phage shock protein operon transcriptional activator translates to MSRYRQQDNLLGQANSFLEVLEQISQIAPLDKPVLVIGERGTGKELVAARLHFLSKRWDQNYVKLNCAALNESLLESELFGYEAGAFTGAAKRREGRFELAHNGTLFLDELANTSGLIQEKLLRVVEYGEFERVGGNKTVKTDVRLVAATNEDLPALADAGEFRADLLDRLAFDVITIPPLRERPEDIMMLAENFAINMARELEMELFSGFTERAKRILMEYDWPGNIRELKNVVERAVYRTNNPHLPVHEIVLDPFESIYRPKSRVKTHDRISSIDEAPRITHQPPANDDADTQDTTSLPVTNVGESAPNYPIDLKELSQQHEIDMIKRALADSQYNQKKTAEKLSLTYHQLRGYLKKYNLLDSSAESAEC, encoded by the coding sequence ATGAGTAGGTACCGCCAACAAGACAATTTGCTGGGCCAAGCCAACAGCTTTTTAGAAGTGCTAGAGCAAATTTCTCAGATAGCGCCCCTGGATAAACCCGTGTTGGTTATTGGTGAGCGGGGGACAGGTAAAGAGCTAGTGGCCGCCCGTTTACACTTCCTGTCAAAACGTTGGGATCAAAACTACGTTAAGCTTAACTGTGCAGCACTTAACGAAAGCTTATTGGAAAGTGAATTGTTCGGCTATGAAGCGGGGGCTTTTACCGGCGCAGCGAAACGCCGTGAAGGGCGCTTTGAGCTGGCTCATAACGGCACCTTGTTTTTAGATGAACTGGCAAATACGTCTGGGTTAATTCAGGAAAAGCTACTCCGCGTGGTGGAGTATGGTGAATTTGAACGGGTTGGCGGCAACAAAACAGTGAAAACCGATGTTCGCTTAGTTGCAGCAACCAACGAAGATCTTCCTGCGTTAGCTGACGCAGGTGAATTTCGAGCTGACCTCCTCGACCGCTTAGCCTTCGATGTTATCACCATCCCCCCTTTAAGAGAGCGACCAGAAGACATTATGATGCTGGCGGAAAACTTTGCTATCAATATGGCAAGGGAGCTCGAAATGGAATTATTTAGTGGCTTTACTGAGCGCGCCAAACGAATACTCATGGAGTACGACTGGCCCGGCAATATTAGGGAACTTAAAAATGTGGTAGAACGAGCCGTATACCGCACAAACAACCCTCACCTGCCTGTTCATGAAATTGTTCTGGATCCTTTTGAGTCTATATACCGTCCTAAATCTCGCGTTAAAACCCATGATCGAATTAGCAGCATTGATGAAGCGCCCAGAATCACTCATCAACCCCCTGCCAATGACGATGCAGATACGCAGGATACGACATCTCTGCCTGTAACCAATGTGGGAGAAAGCGCGCCAAACTACCCCATAGATCTAAAAGAGCTTTCTCAACAACACGAAATAGACATGATTAAACGTGCATTGGCAGATAGTCAGTATAATCAGAAAAAAACAGCGGAAAAGCTCAGTTTGACTTACCATCAGCTAAGGGGCTATTTGAAAAAATACAATTTATTAGATTCGTCGGCAGAAAGTGCGGAGTGTTAG
- the pspA gene encoding phage shock protein PspA, with translation MGIFSRFTDIVNSNINALLDKAEDPEKMVRLIIQEMEDTLVEVRSASAKTLANKKEIVSQINKYESDVAEWQGKAELALSKDREDLARAALQEKKKSAEAAESLSKELSVVDEQISKLQDEIGQLQDKLADAKTRQKAIIMRQKTASSRLDVKRTLDSTKVDNAMGRFEQYERKIDDLESQVDAYDLGKKTLNDEFAELESGDKIDEELAALKAKVKGDNTSSSQSE, from the coding sequence ATGGGTATCTTCTCGCGTTTCACTGATATTGTGAATTCAAATATTAATGCGCTGTTAGACAAAGCCGAAGATCCAGAAAAAATGGTTCGGTTGATTATTCAAGAAATGGAAGACACATTAGTTGAGGTACGTTCTGCTTCTGCTAAAACGCTGGCGAACAAAAAAGAAATTGTCAGTCAGATTAATAAGTATGAAAGTGACGTTGCCGAGTGGCAAGGAAAAGCTGAACTTGCATTAAGTAAAGATAGGGAAGATCTTGCTAGAGCGGCATTACAGGAAAAGAAAAAGTCAGCAGAAGCGGCGGAAAGTTTAAGTAAAGAGCTGTCTGTTGTTGATGAGCAAATCAGTAAGCTTCAAGATGAGATTGGTCAATTGCAAGATAAACTGGCTGATGCGAAAACGCGTCAGAAAGCTATTATTATGCGTCAGAAAACGGCCAGCTCTCGTTTAGATGTGAAGCGTACCTTGGACAGCACAAAAGTTGATAATGCCATGGGACGTTTTGAGCAATACGAGCGCAAAATTGACGATTTAGAATCGCAAGTAGACGCTTATGACCTAGGCAAAAAGACGTTAAATGATGAATTTGCGGAACTTGAGTCTGGCGATAAGATTGATGAAGAATTGGCGGCATTGAAAGCCAAAGTAAAAGGCGACAACACGTCGTCGAGTCAGTCAGAGTAA
- the pspB gene encoding envelope stress response membrane protein PspB, which produces MDEGIIAMLVMPLVIFMIFVAPIWLILHYRSKKQVNQGLSAEEQASLQSLAEQAEKMSDRIQTLEAILDSEAPEWRNRA; this is translated from the coding sequence ATGGATGAAGGTATCATTGCTATGCTAGTAATGCCCTTAGTCATATTTATGATTTTTGTGGCACCTATTTGGCTAATTTTACATTACCGAAGCAAAAAACAGGTTAATCAGGGGTTGAGTGCCGAAGAGCAAGCGTCGTTGCAATCGTTGGCTGAACAGGCCGAGAAAATGAGCGACCGCATTCAGACTCTTGAGGCAATTCTTGATAGTGAGGCACCTGAATGGAGGAACCGCGCATGA
- the pspC gene encoding envelope stress response membrane protein PspC: MRQGKQLYRDTDNARIAGVCAGIAHYFGLETWLVRILTVTGFFLLAGPFVFVAYIAGWFILDKKPLGDVKHDEPPTFQARGKGWRNQSSNHGSQKVEVKTKVWQAGEPPKQAFHDIRNRFDRAEQRLRKMETYVTSKEYQLNREISRL, encoded by the coding sequence ATGAGACAAGGTAAACAGTTATACCGCGACACCGACAATGCGAGGATCGCAGGGGTGTGTGCCGGAATAGCGCATTATTTTGGCTTAGAAACGTGGCTGGTCAGAATTCTAACGGTTACCGGTTTCTTTTTGCTCGCTGGACCCTTTGTATTTGTTGCCTATATTGCGGGATGGTTTATTTTAGATAAGAAACCTTTGGGTGATGTAAAACATGATGAGCCGCCCACGTTTCAAGCAAGAGGCAAGGGCTGGCGTAATCAAAGCAGCAATCACGGAAGTCAAAAAGTAGAGGTGAAAACGAAGGTGTGGCAAGCAGGCGAGCCCCCTAAGCAGGCCTTTCATGATATCCGTAACCGATTCGATAGAGCGGAACAGCGCTTACGCAAAATGGAAACCTACGTAACGTCGAAAGAGTACCAATTGAATCGCGAGATAAGCCGACTGTAA
- the phhA gene encoding phenylalanine 4-monooxygenase → MTKETNYQSRQPDDKGLIAWSPEENLVWTELYARQRPLIEKRACEQYLKGMELLKLPKDGIPQLPDIDKVLMANTGWKTAAVPALINFGEFFRLLANKQFPVATFIRTREQFDYLQEPDIFHEVFGHCPLLTNPAFAHFTHTYGKLGLKASKEDRVFLARLYWFTVEFGLVKSGNDLKIYGGGILSSPGETVYSLDSDVPLRQPFTVLDALRTPYRIDIMQPLYYILPSFDHLFDIAEMDIMTWVEKAKSHGLFPALFDTKARQAS, encoded by the coding sequence ATGACAAAAGAAACGAATTACCAGTCGCGTCAACCTGACGATAAAGGCTTGATAGCCTGGTCACCAGAAGAGAACCTTGTCTGGACAGAGCTTTATGCGCGCCAACGCCCCCTAATTGAAAAGCGGGCGTGCGAGCAATATTTAAAGGGTATGGAGTTACTCAAGCTTCCCAAAGATGGCATTCCACAATTACCCGATATTGACAAGGTACTTATGGCGAACACGGGGTGGAAAACAGCCGCCGTTCCCGCGTTGATTAATTTTGGCGAGTTTTTTCGTTTGCTAGCCAATAAGCAATTTCCGGTAGCGACTTTTATTCGTACCCGGGAACAGTTTGATTATTTGCAAGAACCCGACATCTTTCATGAAGTATTTGGCCATTGCCCACTTTTAACCAACCCTGCCTTTGCTCACTTTACTCACACTTACGGCAAGCTAGGGCTAAAAGCCAGTAAAGAAGACCGCGTGTTCTTGGCGAGGTTATATTGGTTCACCGTAGAATTTGGGTTAGTGAAGTCTGGCAACGACCTGAAAATTTATGGTGGAGGCATTCTCTCATCGCCGGGAGAAACCGTGTATTCACTGGACAGTGATGTACCATTAAGACAGCCATTTACGGTTTTAGATGCGCTGAGAACACCCTATCGCATCGATATCATGCAGCCGTTATATTACATTTTGCCTTCGTTTGATCATTTGTTTGACATCGCCGAGATGGACATTATGACGTGGGTTGAAAAAGCTAAATCCCATGGGCTTTTCCCTGCGTTATTTGACACGAAAGCACGACAAGCCAGCTAG
- the tyrR gene encoding transcriptional regulator TyrR, whose product MRLEITCQDRLGIAQDVLDILVTHEIDLRGIEIDPTGKIFLNFPNIEFADFQHLMPKIRRIDGIDDVKTTLFMPGEREKNQLSAILRTLPDPVFSIDAKGQILLCNEAVTSGLEMPDIEVVGSDIADVVKGFNFHRWMEGSAPRPQSAKVKFIQQDYLADMLPITVSDGDSGNIVAGAVILLKSEMRLGQQFSAFHQSPTDSFDRFVVESAVMHKVVNEAKRIADLDAPVLIFGETGTGKEMIARACHQSSRRSEGAFLALNCASLPDSVAETELFGYAEGAFNQPSAKVGLLEQARGGTLLLDEIADMSHQLQAKLLRVLEDGEFRRVGDTQPVNVDVRFICTTCRDLGQLVEEGRFRKELYYRLNVLSLVMPSLKERRQDIVPLAEAFIAQHSTKLGRRPAKLSKSCVEFLQNYPWLGNVRQLQNALFRALSLLDGKEITKEDIQLPSCAPSMTYIDENFDGSLDDEVKKFEKDLLKRLYPFYPSTRQLAKKLGLSHTAIANKLREYGINKATIKL is encoded by the coding sequence ATGCGCTTAGAAATTACCTGCCAAGACAGACTCGGTATTGCACAAGATGTACTGGATATACTCGTGACTCATGAGATTGACCTGCGAGGGATCGAAATAGACCCCACAGGAAAGATCTTTCTCAACTTTCCCAATATCGAATTTGCTGATTTTCAACATTTAATGCCGAAAATCAGACGTATTGATGGAATTGACGACGTTAAAACAACCTTATTCATGCCTGGGGAAAGAGAGAAAAATCAGCTTTCCGCAATTTTGAGAACCCTACCTGACCCCGTGTTTTCCATAGATGCAAAGGGGCAAATTCTGCTCTGCAATGAGGCAGTAACCTCGGGGCTAGAAATGCCAGATATCGAGGTGGTAGGCAGTGATATTGCTGACGTGGTCAAAGGCTTTAACTTTCATCGCTGGATGGAAGGAAGTGCGCCGCGCCCTCAATCTGCAAAAGTGAAGTTTATCCAGCAAGATTACCTGGCCGATATGTTACCTATTACGGTCAGTGATGGAGACAGCGGAAATATCGTGGCTGGCGCGGTTATTTTACTAAAATCTGAAATGCGGTTAGGGCAGCAATTCAGTGCTTTCCACCAATCGCCCACCGACAGTTTTGACCGTTTCGTTGTTGAGTCAGCAGTGATGCACAAGGTGGTTAATGAAGCAAAACGCATCGCCGATCTTGATGCGCCTGTCCTCATATTTGGGGAAACAGGCACAGGCAAAGAGATGATAGCCCGAGCGTGTCACCAATCTAGCCGCCGCAGTGAAGGGGCGTTTCTTGCACTTAACTGCGCCTCTTTGCCTGACAGTGTGGCAGAAACTGAACTTTTCGGGTATGCCGAAGGGGCCTTCAACCAACCTTCAGCAAAAGTTGGGCTACTTGAGCAGGCACGTGGAGGCACCTTGCTGCTCGATGAAATAGCGGATATGTCTCACCAGCTTCAAGCAAAATTATTGCGCGTATTAGAAGATGGAGAATTTCGGCGGGTAGGCGACACTCAACCGGTAAACGTAGACGTTCGCTTTATTTGTACCACATGTCGTGATTTAGGTCAGTTAGTGGAAGAAGGGCGTTTTAGAAAAGAACTGTATTACCGGCTGAACGTACTGTCGTTGGTTATGCCATCGTTAAAAGAAAGGCGACAGGATATTGTGCCACTAGCCGAGGCATTTATCGCTCAACACAGCACAAAGTTGGGGCGACGACCGGCCAAATTAAGCAAGTCGTGTGTGGAATTTCTGCAGAACTACCCGTGGCTAGGAAACGTCAGGCAATTGCAAAACGCGCTTTTTAGAGCACTATCTTTGTTAGATGGGAAAGAGATAACTAAAGAAGATATTCAGTTGCCAAGTTGCGCGCCTAGCATGACATATATTGATGAGAACTTTGATGGCAGCTTAGATGATGAAGTGAAGAAGTTCGAAAAGGACTTACTAAAACGGCTATATCCGTTTTATCCCAGTACTCGCCAGTTAGCGAAAAAGCTGGGGTTAAGCCATACTGCTATTGCAAACAAACTTAGAGAGTACGGCATCAACAAAGCGACGATTAAGCTTTGA
- a CDS encoding fumarylacetoacetate hydrolase family protein: MKLASYKNGQRDGELMIVSRDLATAYSAAGIADTMQQALDNWQHLAPQLEQRYVQLNQGELEASAFDESRCCSPLPRAYQWADGSAYVNHVELVRRARDAEMPESFWTDPLMYQGGSDDFIGPRDDIILPSDEWGIDFEGEVAVITDDVPMQCSLQQAAERIRLVMLVNDVSLRGLIPGELSKGFGFFQSKPASSFSPVAVTPDELEGAWQDTKVHLPLRTTYNGTLFGKPDAGSDMTFNFAQLVAHAAKSRNLGAGCIIGSGTVSNKQGTAHGSSIVEGGLGYSCIAEVRMIETIRDGKPSTPFMQFGDLIRIEMLDGAGNSVFGAIEQQVKPLY, from the coding sequence ATGAAATTAGCCAGCTATAAGAATGGGCAAAGAGACGGGGAGCTTATGATAGTGTCTCGTGATTTAGCCACTGCCTATTCTGCTGCGGGTATTGCCGACACAATGCAACAAGCACTTGATAATTGGCAACATCTCGCCCCGCAATTAGAACAACGATATGTGCAATTAAACCAAGGTGAGCTGGAGGCTTCAGCGTTCGACGAATCAAGATGTTGTTCACCTTTGCCACGCGCCTATCAGTGGGCAGACGGCAGTGCCTATGTTAACCATGTAGAGCTTGTGCGACGAGCGCGTGATGCTGAGATGCCTGAGAGTTTTTGGACCGACCCTTTAATGTATCAAGGCGGTTCAGATGATTTCATAGGGCCACGAGACGACATTATTCTCCCTAGTGACGAATGGGGAATAGACTTTGAAGGTGAAGTCGCGGTGATCACCGATGATGTTCCTATGCAATGCTCCTTGCAACAAGCGGCGGAACGTATACGCCTAGTCATGTTGGTCAATGATGTCTCGCTTCGAGGGCTTATTCCCGGTGAATTATCAAAGGGCTTCGGCTTTTTTCAATCAAAGCCGGCGTCAAGTTTCTCGCCGGTGGCTGTCACACCCGATGAACTTGAAGGGGCATGGCAAGACACCAAAGTTCACTTACCTCTGCGAACCACCTATAACGGCACTCTTTTTGGGAAACCCGATGCGGGGTCAGACATGACATTTAACTTTGCGCAGCTAGTTGCTCATGCTGCAAAAAGTAGGAACCTAGGTGCGGGGTGTATTATTGGTTCAGGGACGGTGTCTAACAAACAAGGTACTGCCCATGGGTCATCCATTGTGGAAGGAGGGCTAGGGTATTCGTGTATCGCAGAAGTGCGCATGATTGAGACCATTAGAGACGGTAAACCAAGTACCCCGTTTATGCAATTTGGCGACTTAATTCGTATAGAAATGCTCGATGGGGCAGGAAACAGCGTGTTTGGTGCCATTGAACAACAGGTAAAGCCACTGTACTAG